ATCAAAAAAGATTGGTGGTTAATCGGGATTATCATATTGATATGGATTTTCACATTTGCTGTTTTCCACCGTTTACCAGACAAAATCCCAATGCATTGGAATATTTCTGGGCAAGTCGATAGTTTTGGCTGCAAACGTGATATATTTGTTCTTCCTTCTATCATTACTATAATATATTTTGCAATGTTATGTACACCTAAAATAGACCCTAAGAAAGTCAATTATATGAAGTTTATTGGAGCATATAGGTTGATAAGAGCAGTTTTGGTAATTATTTTTTCAGCATTATATTTTTCTGCTACATTTTTTGCATTAGGATATAATATTGATATGAATAGAATCGGCAGTCTTATTATTCCTGTTATATTGATTGCATTTGGAAGTGTAATGGGCAGACTTCGATACAATTATTTTGTAGGCATAAGAACCCCATGGACGTTATCAGATGAAGAGGTATGGGATAAGACGCATCAGATGGGCGGAAAACTATGGCTTATTACGGGTATTATCGCTTTATTTGCTTCTTTTTTCAACGCTACATGGGCGGCTGTTTTGATGTTTGTGCTGTTAATTATTGCTATTATAGTACCGGTTCTTTATTCTTATATAATTTTCAAGAATAAAGGTAAATAGCGGGTTTGATGTCAGACAAGGTACCTGTCCCCTTGTCTGCTTGTCTGAAACAAAATAAAAAGATTGAAAAGGGTGATATTATGCCAATTATATTATTATTAATAATACTCTTTATTTTATTTCCTTATTTAATAATGCCATTTTTTATATTTTTTGTTATTGGAATGATATTTTTATTGCCGTATCTTTTAATTTTCAATTCCTTTTATAATATAATAACAATTCCTTGGCAAATAATAAAAATTGCAACAGATAAAAGAGTAAGGAAAAATCACAGTCTTGAACATGCCACAATAAATGTATTAGAGGAAAGATTCGGAAGAAATTTGAGGATCGGTGGATTATCTTATTCGAATGGTTTTACCTTGTCAGGTCCGGACCTTCCAAATCCTCAAGTGATTGTAGATGCTGCACACGAAGGGTTAAATAGGATGAAACAAGGGGAGAAAAATTTAGCGATTCATAAAAGATGCGGGACGTCTATAGCAGCTGCAAATTTTTTATTTTCCTTGGCATTTATTTTAATTCTGTTATTTTACCAACATTTTAATATATTGAATATCATTGCGGTATTTTTATTGGCAGCTGTCATTGCAAAACCCTTTGGTTTGATTCTTCAAAAATTTTTCACTACACATCCTGATGTTAAGGAAATGGAGATATTGGATATATCCACCAAACCCAGTCAGCATGAATCACCCTTTGAGATAATGATTAACCCAAGCAGGACTTACTTTATAAGAACAAGTTATGCTAATTCAGGATACAGGATTTTTTAATATTGAAATGTAAGAAAAGTAATAAAGTACAATCTCTATTTTGTTATATATTAATATAATAGAAGGGAGGGTAGAATTAATTTTTCCGTAGGGAGTGAAACAGTCATGTCTGAAGATTATAAAATTATTATTTTAGCAGTTATTACATTACTTTTAATATTGCGATTTATGTCAGGACTTGCATTGCCTCCTGAAAAACCCTTTATTCCAATAGTTATACCTATACCTCGTAATCAGTAGAGTGGAGGGATTTTAATGGATGATAATGTAGATTTGCATTTAAATAAATTATATGGTGTTTTACAAGGTCTAAAGAAAAATATAGTTGAAGATGACAAAGAAAAAAAATCATCAGATGAAATTATAGAAATAACCCCATCAGGACTGCTTGTTATTTTAGGGTTATTATTAGGGGTATTGACGCCGGAATCTGTTATTGTTGATAGAAACCAATGCGTACAAATAGTTTTGATGGGGTCTTTAAAGAAAAAAACCGATATAGGAGAAATGCTTAAAAATGCAAATGTCATATCCTTTGATGATATGATGAAATTCTTGATTAAAAATGCCGAATGATATTTTTATTTACAAAATCCCTCATTATTTTTGACAAAAACGAAATAAGTAAAAACATTATTATAACACCGACTATAACACCATGCCAGTAAAATTTGGAATACAAAAGTCCCAAAGCCACACCGCCAAGTCCTCCCCCTATATAGAAAAAGATTAAATAGAGGGAAGAAGCGCTGCCTTTTGCCTCTTTTGCATGAAGACTTACCCATGAACAGGCTGAAGAATGAGCACCGAAAAACCCAAAGCAGAAAAACAGGAGACCTAAAACAAAGAAAAACAGATTGTTTATATATGTAAGCGATATTCCTATGATACCGATAATACAGTCAAATATAAGGGTTTTAGGAATACCCATCTTTTTGTATAAACTTCCCGAATATGCAGAACTAAAAGTACCTGCAAGGTATGTCAAATATATCCACCCAATTTGGGCAGAACCCAAATTATAGGGAGGGCTGCTAAGCTTGAAGCCTACGAAATTAAAAACCCCGACAAAATTAAACATAAGACAAAATCCTAAGACAAAACCTAATATAAGAGCAGGTTTTTTCAGATGTTTTGCCATATCTGATAATGCCGTTTTGATGTTAAATCTTGTAGGATGAAAATTTTTTGATTCGGGCAGCAACAATATAAAAATCACAGCACCTATGAGGTTGAGAAAAGCAAATATAAAAAAAACATAGTGCCATGAAAGCAATTCTTCAATGTATCCGCTTATAATCCGTCCAGCCATACCTCCTATGGAATTTCCGCTTACAAACAAACCCATAGCAAGGGGCAGGCTGTTTTTCTCGATTTCCTCACCTATGTATGCCATTGCAATTGATTGTATACCACCAAGGAGCAGACCTTGAAAAAACCGCATTATCAACAGGAAATGATAACTATTTGACATACCTGCCAAAACCATAGGCAATACTGAAATAAAAAGCACAAAACTCATTATGTTTTTTCTGCCGATGGAATCGGATAAAGGTCCATATATTAAAAGAGAAACAGCAATCGCAATAATGGTAATCGAAATTGCCAAACCTGACAAGGCAACAGAAATATTAAAATATTTTATAAACACCGGTAATAAAGGCTGAATACTGTAAATATCGGCAAATGTAATAAAAGAACTTACAAATAGGGCTATAAGCGTATTAGTAAAACTATGCTTTGCGTGAATCAAGTAAGCCACTCCTTTTTTGTCATTATACTATTGATTATAAATGATATAATGTATCTATAATTATATCATTGACCCTTTTAATTGCAAAACTTAAAATGTAAAGAAGCAATATGTGTTTTTGCTAAACCAATATTTTAAGGAGGTGCTTTCACACGAAAGATTTAAGACAAAGTTTTTGGTCAATGCCGGCAGAAGATGTTTTTAAAAACCTTCAAACGAGTAAAGATGGCTTATCAAGCAATGAAGCCAAAAAAAGAATCGCTACATATGGTTATAATTCAATAAAACCAAAAAAAAGCAACAATGCTTTGGAACTTTTTATATCCCAATTCAAAAGCCCCATAATTTTAATCTTATTTTTTGCTGTGGGACTTTCATTTTTTCTTCATGATACGGTTGATGCAATAATCATTTTAACAATAATTCTTGTAAGCGGTCTTTTGAGTTTCTGGCAGGAATATGACGCAAATAATGCGGTTCAAAAATTACTTGAGATAGTACAGATTAAATCAACAGTGCTTCGTGATGGAAAACCTGTAGAAATCACTGTGGAGGAAATAGTCCCCGGTGACATTGTACTGTTAAAAGCGGGTGCGGTTATACCCGGAGATGGTTTGATACTGGAATCAAATTCACTAAGTGTCGACGAAGCTATGTTGACAGGCGAAACCTTTCCGGCAGATAAAGAGGTCGGTGTTTTGCCTCTTGAAACTCCCCTCAGCCGGAGGAAGAATTGTTTATGGATGGGAACACATGTTGTCAGCGGAACCGCAAAAGCCATGGTTATAAGCACAGGGAAAACAACAGAATTCGGTAAGATTTCGGAAAGGCTGAAAATCAGACCCTTAGAAACTGAATTTGAACGCGGAGTTAAGCAGTTTGGCTATTTTTTAATGGAGATTACATTGATATTAACAATAGCTATTTTTGCCATTAACGTATTTTTAAAGCGTCCTGTTCTTGACTCCTTCCTCTTTTCTCTTGCAATTGCTGTTGGCTTAACCCCTCAGCTGCTTCCTGCCATCATCAGCATAAATCTTGCACATGGAGCTAAAATGATGGCACGGGTAAAAGTCATTGTAAAACGGCTTGCTTCTATTGAAAACTTTGGAAGTATGGATGTGTTATGTTCGGATAAAACAGGTACTCTGACTGAAGGAACCGTTAAACTTCAATCAACCTTTGATGTTAACGGAAATCAAAGCGATAAGGTTCTTTTTTATGCTTTTCTTAATGCATACTTTGAATCAGGTTTTATAAATCCCATTGACGAAGCAATAAGAACATTTAAAGAATTTGATACAAGGGACTATACAAAACTGGATGAACGTCCTTATGATTTTGTTAGGAAAAGATTAAGCATAATATTAAGTAAATCTGATAAAAGTATTAAGGAGACTCAGCCTCATATAATGGTTACAAAGGGTGCCTTGGATAATGTTATAGAGGTATGCAAAAATGCTGAAATTGAAGACGGGAAAGTCGTTGATATAAAAACAGTTCAAGATTCTATTCAAAAACAATACAGGGATTACAGCGATAAGGGATACAGGACCCTCGGTGTTGCATATAAAAATATTGGAACTGAAACAACGGTAGAAGATGAAATAGAATCAGATATGACCTTTTTAGGTTTTATCACCTTTTTTGATCCTCTTAAGAAAAATATAACTAAGACGATAGAGGACCTTAAAGCACTGGGGATTTCATTAAAAATAATCACGGGAGATAATAAACTGATTGCTTCTAACATTGTGCAGCAACTGGGGATAAGAGGTATGAAAATTTTAACCGGTTCTGAAATACATGATATCAGCGATGGAGCACTTATCGAAAAAGTTAAGGAAGTCGCTGTCTTTGCAGAAGTTGAGCCAAATGAAAAAGAACGCATAATAATTGCTTTAAAAAAAGCAGGTTGCGTTGTAGGATATATGGGTGACGGTATAAATGACGCATCGGCTCTCCATGCTGCGGACGTGAGCATTTCTGTGGATAGTGCTGTCGATGTGGCAAAAAGAGCAGCAGATATTGTCTTGCTGGAGAAAGACTTAAATGTCTTGATAGAAGGTGTTAAAGCTGGAAGAATAACATTTGCCAACACATTGAAATATGTGTTTATGGCTACCAGTGCGAATTTCGGCAACATGTTCAGTATGGCCGGAGCATCATTGTTTTTGCCGTTTCTTCCGTTGCTGCCTAAACAAATTTTGCTGACTAATCTATTGACAGATTTTCCGGAGATGACAATTGCGACAGATTCTGTAGATAAAGATATGATTATGATGCCAAGACGTTGGGATATAGGTTTTATTCGCCGCTTCATGATTGTATTTGGTTTAATCAGCTCTATTTTTGATTATTTAACATTTGCTGTGCTTATGTTCATCGTTCATGCCTCAGATGTGCAGTTTAGAACGGGCTGGTTTATTGAGTCGGTTGTATCGGCTTCATTAATTGTTTTGGTTATAAGGAGCAAAAAGCCGTTTTTTAAAAGCATTCCTGGGAAATATTTAGTAATTGCAACCTCCTGTGTCGGTATTGCGACGCTAATTATACCTTATTCTCCCATGGCAGGAATCTTAGGATTTCAGGCAATTCCTTTTTGGGTGCTGTTCCTTATCGCGGCTGTGATAATGTTGTATGTCTTAACGGCTGAAATCGTTAAGAAGCTGTTCTATAAAAACAAAAACTAAGTTCTTAAATTGCATGTTCACTCATGATATGCTAAAATGGTCTTAAAAGAGGCAGAATTAAGAAGGATAAACAGTAAAAAAGAAGGAGCGCTGAATATGAACAAAATTGATGAATTAACGATTAATACGATGCGAATCTTATCCATAGAAGAGATTCAGAAAGCAAAGTCGGGACATCCGGGGATGCCGATGGGAGCTGCCCCTATGGCATATACCCTGTGGGCAAAATACTTGAAACATAATCCTGAAAATCCTGATTGGGTGAATAGAGACAGATTCATATTGTCTGCCGGGCATGGTTCTGCCTTGTTATATTCCCTTTTATATTTGTTTGGCTATGGACTGACAATAAATGACCTTAAAAATTTCCGCCAATGGGGGAGCAAAACACCCGGTCATCCGGAATACGGTGTGACTCCCGGTGTCGAAGTAACAACAGGACCGCTTGGACAGGGCATATCCAATGCTGTCGGCATGGCGATTGCCGAAACATATATGGCTGCAAAATTCAACCGCCCCGGATATAATATAATAGACCACAATACATATACGATTGTCGGTGATGGCTGTTTAATGGAGGGAATATCATCAGAAGCAGCTTCACTGGCAGGTTCATTAAAACTTGGGAAATTAATTGCTTTATACGATTCAAACAATATTTCCATTGAAGGTGGAACAGATATAGCATTTACAGAAGATGTAGGAAAACGCTTTGAGGCATATGGCTGGCAGGTTTTAACGGTACAGGATGGGAATAATATCGATGAAATCGGCAAGGCAATAGAAAAAGCCAAGTTCGAGTCAGATAGACCTTCGTTGATAATAGTAAAGACCGTAATAGGCTACGGCTGTCTTAAAAAACAGGGGACTCCTTCTGCTCATGGGGAACCCCTTGGTGAAGAAAATATAAAAGATACAAAAAAATTCCTTGGGTGGGATTACAAAGAAGAATTTTATGTTCCCCAAGAGGTAAAAAAATACATGACAGATTTAAAGGAAAAACTTAGATTTGAATATAATAAATGGGTTAAACTTTTCAATAAGTACAGAGAAGAATACCCTGATCTTGCGAAAGAATGGGATATCTGGCATAGCGAAGAAATGCCGACTGACCTTATGAATGACGATAAATTCTGGAGTTTTGATTTAAAAACAGCAACGCGGTCATCATCAGGCGAAATCTTAAATTATCTTTCAAATATTGTAAAAAATTTGATAGGCGGGTCGGCAGACCTCGCACCATCAACAAAGACATATATGAAAGGCAAGGGCGATTATTCGGCAAAGAACAGAGGAGGCGCCAATCTGCATTTTGGAGTAAGGGAGCACGCTATGGGGGCAATAGCAAACGGAATTGCGGCATATGGCGGTTTAAAACCTTATGTTTCCACATTCTTGGTTTTCAGTGATTATATGAAGGGTTCTGTCAGGCTTTCAGCATTAATGAAGCTGCCTGTCATATATATATTTACACATGACAGCATAGGAGTAGGCGAAGACGGACCTACACATGAACCGATAGAACACCTTATAATGTTGAGAAGTATACCCAATATGACGGTGATAAGACCTGCCGATGCAAAGGAGGTATCGGCTGCTTGGTATTCGGCATTAAGCAAAAAAGACGGTCCTACTGCCATAGTATTAACACGTCAGAACGTACCCTTATACGATGAAACATCGAAGAATGCTTTAAAAGGCGGATATATTTTACTTCGCGAGGAAAATGACAAGCCGGATATCATATTGATGGCAAGCGGCTCGGAGGTTAAGCTGATTTATGAGGCGCATAAGGCATTGAAAGAAAAGGGTATCGATGCAAGGGTTGTAAGCATGCCGTCAATGGAATTATTTGATGAACAGCCCGAAGAATATAGAAAATCAATCCTGCCTGACAATGTAAGGCGCAGATTGGCTGTTGAAGCCGCATCCTCATACAGCTGGCATAAATATGTCGGTCTTGACGGCGCAGTAATAGCAATAGACCATTTTGGAGCATCAGCGCCCGGAGATATTCTTTTTAAAGAATTTGGCTTTACAATTGAAAATGTTGTGGAGAAGGCTTTAAGCCTCTTGGATGATAAGGACGCAAAATAATGTTGCATATCCTGACAAGTTCAGGCAGGTCAGGATATGTTTTTAATCCTTATGAAAAATAGTAATAATGCTTAAAAAGCGGGAGGAATAATACTTGGAGGCAATTATAATTGTATTAGCGGTAATTTTAGATCAACTGTCAAAATATTTTGTGGTAAAATATTTAAAGCCAATCGGCACCTTTCCTGTAATAAAAAAATTCTTCTATCTAACATATATACAAAATCGTGGGGCTGCTTTTGGCATAATGCAGAACAAGACCCTCTTTTTTATAATAATAACAACAATAGTCGGAATAGCATTGATATATTCGATTGTAAAGATACCGGGAAGCACTGCTTATAAATTTACCCTTTCAATGATTCTCGGCGGTGCCATAGGGAATCTGATTGACAGAATAAGACTCGGATATGTTGTGGATTTTGTGGATTTTAGGGTTTTCCCCGCGGTTTTCAATCTTGCGGATTCCTTTATTGTTGTCGGTTCGTTTATCTTAGCATATTTTATTATTTTCAAAGGCATCAAATAGAGGTATAGGGGGAATTATGTTGAAGGAAGTAGCCAGACAAAACGTCCCCTTGGCTGACATCGGCAAAAGGATCGATGTATTTTTAGCATCAGAGATGGATTATACCCGTTCTTATATAAAAAAGCTTATACTTGAAGGACTTGTTTTGGTAAATGATGATACTGTAAAACCAAATTACAAGCTGAAGGAAAACGATAAAATAACAGTAAATATTCCTGAGGCGGAAAAAATTGATATTGAACCTGAAAATATTCCGCTGGATATCTTATATGAAGATGAAGATATTATCGTAATAAACAAGCCGCAGGGAATGGTGGTGCATCCTGCGCCGGGAAATTACAGCGGAACACTTGTAAATGCGCTTTTATACCACTGCAAGAATTTATCCGGAATAAATGGTGTTTTAAGACCGGGGATTGTCCACAGGCTTGATAAGGATACATCGGGTGTTATGGTTGTTGCTAAAAATGATAAGGCGCATTTGAGTCTTGCAAGTCAGATAAAGGACAGGAAGATATTGAAAAAATATGTTGCCGTAGTTGAAGGGGTCATCAAGGAAGATGAAGGGTATGTAGAGGCGCCGATAGGAAGGCATCATGCTGACAGGAAGAAGATGGCGGTTGTTGAAGACGGGCGGTATGCCCTGACCCTTTACAAGGTTTTAGAGAGATTTAAAAACAATACATATGTAGAAGCCGTCATAAAAACAGGAAGAACACATCAAATACGGGTACATATGGCGTATATCGGGCATCCGATCGTTGGTGATACCGTATACGGCTATAAAAAACAAAAATTCAATCTTAAGGGACAGGTGCTTCATGCAAGGCTTTTGGGGATTATACATCCTGCAAAAAACGAATACATGGAATTTGAAGCGCCCCTGCCCGAATATTTTGTCAAACTCATCGAAAAAATTCGCTTGACAGAGATGTGAAATACACTATTATTTTATAAAAATCGATGTTAATATTATATTAATAAAAAGTTTTTAATATATTAGTTCTAAAGGAGGGATAATAGTGTATGCGCAACTTCCTCAAATATCCCCTCAATTGCCGGCAGGTAAAGATAAATACGTAAGCGTTGATAAAAAATTTTGGATTTGTCATTTTTTCGCATTTATATGGATGCTTTTTTCTATTATTGTTTCGATACCTTGGGTAAAAGACCTTGGCAATTTAGTCAGCATACCGGTTGCAATTTTAATAATTGCAGGTATTGGATACATACCCGGATATCTTATTTGTTTTATAGTTTTCAGTATCATTTTAGACCGTCAACCGTCTTTTAAAACGCTAAATCCGATAGACTCCCTTACAATAATTATTCCTTGCAGAAATGAAGAACATAATATAGAAAAAACCTTGCAATATATTAAAAATCAAGATTATGAAGGTGAGATTTTCATTATAGTAGTAGATAACGGTTCTACCGATAATACGGCAAATACGGCTATTGAAGCAGGGAAATCCTTAAATTTAAAGCTTAAAGTTTTGTCCGAAGATAAGCCGGGGAAGTCTTATGCTTTGAATAATGCTTTAAATTATGCGGAAACCGACTATATAATTACCTTAGATGCTGATACATTGCTTCATAAGTCTTCTGTACGTTACATCATGTCCCGCATGAAATCATCACCGAAAAACGTATGTGCGGTAGCCGGTGCTGTGCTTGTGCGAAACAGCAGACAGACATTAATGGCAAGACTTCAAGAATGGGTTATTTTTTAGGGATTGCAAGCGTCAAACGTATGCAGGGATTGTATCAGGGAACCTTAGTAGCTCAAGGAGCTTATTCGATATATAAAACTGAAGCAGTAAAGCTTGTTGGAGGATGGCCTGATGCCATTGGCGAGGATATTGTTTTAACATGGAAATTTTTAAAACAAAATATGAAGGTTTATTTTGAACCGTTAGCAGTGGCATTTACTGAGGTTGCCAGTTAGTTTAAGACACCTTTTGCGTCAGCGAAGCCGGTGGGCGAGAGGCATGATTGAGGCTTTGAAAATCATCAAGCCATGGCAATATGAGGAAAAATATGTGAAATATTTAACAGCTATTAATTTAATCATGCCTTATTTAGATGTGGTTTATACCTTTTGTTGGATACCCGGCTTAGTGCTTGCATTTTTCGGCAAATTTTGGATTGTCGGTCCGTTTACATTGCTTGTGGTTCCTATTGCATTAGTAGAAAATTATATACTATATACTCATCAATGCAATATTTTTAAAACCCTCGGCTTAAAAATTCGCAGGAATCGGTTTGGATACATATTGTATGTATTATTTTATCAAATGTTAATGAGTCCGATGTCTGTATATGGTTATATTCAAGAAATATTTAATTTTAAACGGGTTTGGGAATAAAGGCACATTGTTTTATGGTTATAATTTAAAAGACATGGCAATACTTAAAAATGGAGGTGTTGACATGTCTTTTAAGCTTTCATGGAAGGTACATGTGTTATGTTTTTTAATATCTTTTGTATTCTGCTTTTTGACACAGAAATATTTAAGCATTTTATTTATAAACATATTATTTGAAAACAAAATGCTGAGTATAACGGGTAATATTATCTTGAACCTATATATTTTTATCCTTATTATTTTCATACCCTTGACATTTTTTCATGAAGTAATGCATGGCGCTGCATATAAGATATTTGGCGGCAAGGTAAAATACGGTTTTAAGGGCTTATATGCTTATGCACAGGAAACCTCTGGCATAGCACTAAGCAGAACCGAATTTCTCATTGTGCTTTTGGCGCCTGTCACCTGTATTTCCGTAATTTCAATGCTTATTCCGGGAAATATCGGGGGTATGGTTTTCTTTTTGAATCTTTTAAGCAGCATGGGGGATTTATTGATGTCTTTTTATTTATGTAAAACCCATGAAAACAGCCGTATTATCGATAAAAGTTATGGGTTTGACGTAATAGAAAATTGAAAAAATTTTCTTGACAGTAATAGTTATAATGGTATATTATTGTGAATATAATGAAAAAATTGAAATCAGGGAAAGGCAGAAGTGATTTTATGCCAAAATTATTGAAAAAGGTACATATATCTCACAGCCAACAAGGTTTTACGCTTGTGGAACTTATAGTTGTAGTTGCAATAGTTGCCATACTGACAGCAGTATTATTTCCCAAGCTCCTTGTTTATACTGAAAATGCCAGGGCAAGCAAAACCATGGGGGACCTTTCATCAATGAAAAGCATAGTCGAGGCGTTTGCAGCAGACCATGATTATGGCTATTATCCCACAGCCGATACAGGTAAAGCCACCAGTGTCGGTACCGTTCTTCAGGACAAAGGGATACAGTGGTATGATGGTACAAAAGGGGAGGTAAAAGACCCATGGGGAAATCCATATTATTACGGTACGGCTCCCGACAGCAGAGGTGTGGCAAATCAGCTTTATTTGATCATATCCTTCGGACCTGACGGAAAAGAGGGCACAGATGATGACATATGGATTTCCAGCGGCGGTTCGCCGACACAAAGCAAAAACCCAAATGTGGTACCGACATCAAAGGTTGCTTCCGCCCCCTGACTGCTCTCCGCCACAAGTAACGGAGGTTCTGTTTACTTGCAGGTTTCTTCTGCACTCTCAAGATGCGTTGTAGGATTAATCTGTCTATTGCATCTTCTACAACATACAGGCACTAACCTGTTTCAACAGACTTTACTATCTATACCTCTTACGAGATATTAGCGATAGCATAAGGCAATGAGTCTAATTCCCTGGGATTAACTTTATATCACCATACTGCTTATCAATTTCTTTGTTTTCTTTAATATTATTATATCATTATAACTTGTGAAAATCAAATGCTAATATAAGCATTCATCCCCGTCACAAGTGGCGAGGCTTTCTGCTAAGCTATTGGTAAATTCCGACAGAAAACGGCATAGAAACAATGTGTAGAAAAATAAAAAAATTTATAAATATTTGCTGAAAAAGCATATTTTTTCTTGACATTTATAATTATTATGGTATAAAATGAATTTAATACCAATATTAAAATTTAAGAAAGGTTGAGGTGGTTTTTTATGCAAAGCTTATTAAAAAGGGTACATAATGTATCACGCAATGAGAAGGGCTTCACGCTTGTAGAACTCATAGTTGTTGTGGCAATCATAGCAATACTGACAGCAGTGCTTCTTCCAAAACTTTTGGGTTATACAGACAATGCAAGAGAAAGCAGGGCAAAGGGTGATTTGGCATCAATGAAAAGCGTTGTAGAGGCATATGCGGCAGACCAAGGAAATGGCAAATATCCTGCTGCTGGCAATTCTGGTACACCGGGGACTATTGGACAAGTACTTTCAGAACATGGTATTAAGACACCAACAGATCCATGGGGTAACTCTTACTATTATGCAGTAAGTACAGATCAAAGTTCATATGTAATATTATCAAAAGGGAAAGGCGGAGCTGGAGCTGCAGAAACTATTTATGTGACAGGGAGCACATCGCCGAAAAAGGGTGATCCTAATCCAAGTGCAACAGGTAGTACACCAGCACCTGGTTATCCTTCAGACGGTACTTTAGCACCGATACAATAATACAATAACAGCATCAAAAGACTATGACATAATCTTATGTCATAGTCTTTTGTACCATAATATAAAAATTTGTGTAATTTTTTATAAAAATATGTTATAATTACGTATATATTCCTTAATATTTTGGTGGTGATGATTTGTGATATATAAGGTGGCGGTACATGCTTCCGGCGCACAGCGCAATATAGTTGTTGATGCCGGCAGTCCCGGGGAAGCGGCGCTCCAGGTGAAAAAACGTCTTGGGGACAACAGGGCTGTTATAATAAAGGTTACTCAGGTGAAAGGAAGCAGCTTTAAAGGTCTGAAGTTATTCGGCAGAGTAGGACCCCGGGACCTTGCGATTTTATGCAAGAACATAACCGTACTTATTCAAGCCGGTGTAACTGCCCTCGAGGCGATAGAAACCGTATCAAGCCATATAGGCAAAAAGGCAATAGCCGATGCATTAAATTCGGTGGCTGAAAATGTCAAGGAAGGTTTCTCATTAAGCAGCGCTTTTCGAGGGTCGCCGGATGTATTTCCCGAATT
This is a stretch of genomic DNA from Aceticella autotrophica. It encodes these proteins:
- a CDS encoding MFS transporter, coding for MAYLIHAKHSFTNTLIALFVSSFITFADIYSIQPLLPVFIKYFNISVALSGLAISITIIAIAVSLLIYGPLSDSIGRKNIMSFVLFISVLPMVLAGMSNSYHFLLIMRFFQGLLLGGIQSIAMAYIGEEIEKNSLPLAMGLFVSGNSIGGMAGRIISGYIEELLSWHYVFFIFAFLNLIGAVIFILLLPESKNFHPTRFNIKTALSDMAKHLKKPALILGFVLGFCLMFNFVGVFNFVGFKLSSPPYNLGSAQIGWIYLTYLAGTFSSAYSGSLYKKMGIPKTLIFDCIIGIIGISLTYINNLFFFVLGLLFFCFGFFGAHSSACSWVSLHAKEAKGSASSLYLIFFYIGGGLGGVALGLLYSKFYWHGVIVGVIIMFLLISFLSKIMRDFVNKNIIRHF
- the mgtA gene encoding magnesium-translocating P-type ATPase; translated protein: MPAEDVFKNLQTSKDGLSSNEAKKRIATYGYNSIKPKKSNNALELFISQFKSPIILILFFAVGLSFFLHDTVDAIIILTIILVSGLLSFWQEYDANNAVQKLLEIVQIKSTVLRDGKPVEITVEEIVPGDIVLLKAGAVIPGDGLILESNSLSVDEAMLTGETFPADKEVGVLPLETPLSRRKNCLWMGTHVVSGTAKAMVISTGKTTEFGKISERLKIRPLETEFERGVKQFGYFLMEITLILTIAIFAINVFLKRPVLDSFLFSLAIAVGLTPQLLPAIISINLAHGAKMMARVKVIVKRLASIENFGSMDVLCSDKTGTLTEGTVKLQSTFDVNGNQSDKVLFYAFLNAYFESGFINPIDEAIRTFKEFDTRDYTKLDERPYDFVRKRLSIILSKSDKSIKETQPHIMVTKGALDNVIEVCKNAEIEDGKVVDIKTVQDSIQKQYRDYSDKGYRTLGVAYKNIGTETTVEDEIESDMTFLGFITFFDPLKKNITKTIEDLKALGISLKIITGDNKLIASNIVQQLGIRGMKILTGSEIHDISDGALIEKVKEVAVFAEVEPNEKERIIIALKKAGCVVGYMGDGINDASALHAADVSISVDSAVDVAKRAADIVLLEKDLNVLIEGVKAGRITFANTLKYVFMATSANFGNMFSMAGASLFLPFLPLLPKQILLTNLLTDFPEMTIATDSVDKDMIMMPRRWDIGFIRRFMIVFGLISSIFDYLTFAVLMFIVHASDVQFRTGWFIESVVSASLIVLVIRSKKPFFKSIPGKYLVIATSCVGIATLIIPYSPMAGILGFQAIPFWVLFLIAAVIMLYVLTAEIVKKLFYKNKN
- a CDS encoding SdpI family protein, with product MNENYNVKYEIKKDWWLIGIIILIWIFTFAVFHRLPDKIPMHWNISGQVDSFGCKRDIFVLPSIITIIYFAMLCTPKIDPKKVNYMKFIGAYRLIRAVLVIIFSALYFSATFFALGYNIDMNRIGSLIIPVILIAFGSVMGRLRYNYFVGIRTPWTLSDEEVWDKTHQMGGKLWLITGIIALFASFFNATWAAVLMFVLLIIAIIVPVLYSYIIFKNKGK
- a CDS encoding DUF6391 domain-containing protein, whose amino-acid sequence is MSDKVPVPLSACLKQNKKIEKGDIMPIILLLIILFILFPYLIMPFFIFFVIGMIFLLPYLLIFNSFYNIITIPWQIIKIATDKRVRKNHSLEHATINVLEERFGRNLRIGGLSYSNGFTLSGPDLPNPQVIVDAAHEGLNRMKQGEKNLAIHKRCGTSIAAANFLFSLAFILILLFYQHFNILNIIAVFLLAAVIAKPFGLILQKFFTTHPDVKEMEILDISTKPSQHESPFEIMINPSRTYFIRTSYANSGYRIF